A single window of Coffea eugenioides isolate CCC68of chromosome 7, Ceug_1.0, whole genome shotgun sequence DNA harbors:
- the LOC113777188 gene encoding uncharacterized protein LOC113777188, whose amino-acid sequence MTDLLAHVVQQQGQPPIQQPGNPGHVVESEDRALERFQKFSPPKFLGGPDPDVAEKWLKKMIDIFAALHYSEERQVTFAVFQLEGAARSWWNVIRMKWDREQTPRTWVNFVRDFNAKYFPPLVQEKKEDEFIRLRQGTQSVAEYESQFTRLSKFAPELILTEQRRVRRFIQGLNVEIQKDLAVAQINIFSDAVEKALRVENARLQVRNFQVKKRGFSASSSTQGDKGTPPKFGRGAGGGRQPGMTRGTPPRGGHNGRGPQRSVSQGSSASVARGPCGFCGKPNHTEDNCWRKERKCLRCGSAEHQIANCPVLPREARVTTQSSKANSGQSKVEGTKPKVPARVYSLEQQQVPDSSGVVEGTIPVFHRLARILIDPGATHSFVNPNFMCGIDITPVSLPYDLEDGRAG is encoded by the exons atgaccgacCTGTTAGCCCACGTAGTGCAACAGCAGGGCCAACCTCCTATCCAGCAACCTGGGAACCCTGGCCATGTAGTAGAGAGTGAAGATCGGGCCttagagagatttcagaagttctctccGCCAAAATTTCTGGGCGGAccagatccggacgtggccgaaaAATGGTTAAAGAAAATGAtagatatttttgctgccctaCACTATTCAGAGGAGAGGCAGGTTACTTTCGCTGTCTTCCAATTGGAAGGGGCCGcgcgttcttggtggaacgtgatacgaATGAAGTGGGACCGGGAACAAACCCCAAGAACATGGGTAAACTTTGTGAGGGACTTCAATGCGAAATACTTTCcccctctagtccaggaaaagaaggaggacgagttcattagaCTCCGTCAGGGGACGCAATCGGTGgctgagtacgagagccagtttactcgTTTATCTAAGTTCGCCCCTGAACTCATTCTAacggagcaaaggagagttCGGCGTTTTattcaagggctcaatgtggaaattcaaaaggatctggcggtagcccagatCAATATCTTTAGTGACGCCGTGGAGAAAGCTTTGCGAGTTGAAAATGCCAGGCTTCAAGTAAGGAACTTTCAGGTGAAAAAACGGGGGTTCTCTGCGAGTAGTTCGACCCAAGGGGATAAAGggacccctcccaagtttggaagaggAGCCGGGGGAGGAAGGCAACCGGGAATGACACGAGGGACTCCGCCGAGGGGTGGTCACAATGGACGGGGCCCGCAGAGAAGCGTCTCACAAGGAAGTTCGGCCTCAGTTGCACGTGGAccctgtggattttgtgggaaaCCAAACCACACTGAGGACAACTgttggaggaaagaaaggaaatgcttGCGCTGCGGGAGTGCGGAGCATCAAATAGCTAACTGTCCGGTGTTACCTCGGGAGGCTAGAGTAACCACCCAGTCGTCGAAGGCTAACTCGGGACAGTCCAAGGTAGAAGGGACAAAGCCAAAGGTGCCAGCTCGGGTTTACTCCCTTGAGCAACAACAAGTCCCTGATTCCTCTGGggttgtagaaggtacgatccctgtttttCATCGTCTAGCTAGGATTTTGATCGACCCTGGtgctacccattcctttgttaaccccaaTTTTATGTGCGGCATTGATATAACCCCTGTTAGCttgccttatgacttagaa gatggccgaGCAGGGTGA